A genomic window from Aureibacillus halotolerans includes:
- a CDS encoding class I SAM-dependent methyltransferase, giving the protein MNHDQVRATFGKHASSYVTSEVHAKGEDLTWLADLLKLTGSETALDVATGGGHTARVLADSGANVTAVDLTPEMLDAAREHLGERDNVQYKVADAQALPFADETFDVVTCRIAAHHFPEPSTFVREVHRVLRSGGRFLLIDNIVPENEPLADWINETETIRDPGHARCLSISEWNELFADAGLTLQHDSAWKKQMVFEPWVNRILDDETIIESITQRFLQATPAVKKGFEIQVENGQPTQFALFAWMVLGKKS; this is encoded by the coding sequence ATGAATCATGATCAGGTGAGAGCGACGTTTGGCAAGCATGCCAGCAGCTATGTGACGAGTGAGGTGCATGCGAAGGGGGAGGATTTGACATGGCTGGCTGACCTTTTGAAGCTAACAGGAAGTGAGACAGCGTTGGATGTGGCCACAGGTGGCGGTCACACCGCACGCGTGCTGGCCGACAGCGGGGCGAACGTGACGGCAGTGGACCTCACGCCGGAGATGCTGGATGCCGCGCGGGAGCATCTTGGGGAGCGGGACAATGTGCAGTACAAGGTGGCGGATGCTCAGGCGCTGCCGTTTGCGGATGAGACGTTTGATGTGGTCACCTGCAGGATAGCGGCGCACCATTTCCCAGAACCGAGCACATTTGTGCGCGAGGTGCACCGAGTGTTACGCTCAGGAGGTCGCTTTTTGCTGATTGATAATATCGTTCCCGAGAATGAACCTCTTGCCGATTGGATCAACGAGACAGAGACGATTCGCGATCCGGGTCATGCCCGCTGCTTGTCGATCAGTGAGTGGAATGAGCTGTTTGCGGACGCTGGTCTTACGCTGCAACACGACTCTGCCTGGAAAAAGCAGATGGTGTTCGAGCCATGGGTGAACCGGATTTTGGACGATGAGACTATCATCGAATCCATCACGCAACGGTTTTTGCAGGCAACTCCTGCTGTGAAGAAAGGGTTTGAAATTCAGGTGGAAAACGGTCAGCCGACGCAGTTTGCACTGTTCGCTTGGATGGTATTAGGAAAAAAGTCATAA
- a CDS encoding DNA adenine methylase, with protein sequence MINPSPLRYPGGKFKIYKYISKLVRQNNCSSYIEPFAGGSAISLALLFNGIVNRVIINDYDYSIYCFWESILNETEAFIKLIEDTPVTVEEWHNQKLIREKIYDHSPLKVGFSTFFLNRVNRSGIIDKAGPIGGMSQLGNYPIDCRFNKEDLIKKIKKISKYRHAIRLFNQDAMDFIEYEIIKTRNSFTFFDPPYYKKGRGLYTNFYTHGDHENLAKTITQLMKNRKWIVTYDTANEIRELYSKFDQITFSLSYTLQEKKNMPEFMFFSKKIRRIQNENNSLNIQHTQNNNIEV encoded by the coding sequence ATGATAAATCCATCGCCTTTAAGATATCCCGGTGGGAAGTTCAAGATATATAAATATATTAGCAAGCTAGTAAGACAAAATAACTGTAGTTCGTATATTGAACCTTTCGCGGGTGGGTCTGCAATTTCGCTCGCTTTACTATTTAATGGTATAGTAAACAGAGTTATAATAAATGATTATGACTATTCAATATATTGCTTTTGGGAAAGTATTCTGAATGAGACAGAAGCTTTTATAAAGTTGATTGAAGATACTCCAGTTACTGTAGAAGAATGGCATAATCAAAAATTGATTAGAGAAAAAATATATGACCACTCACCTTTAAAGGTAGGTTTTTCAACCTTTTTTTTGAATAGAGTAAACAGATCAGGAATAATAGATAAAGCTGGACCCATTGGTGGTATGAGCCAGCTCGGTAATTATCCAATAGATTGCAGATTTAATAAAGAGGATCTAATTAAGAAGATAAAAAAAATCTCAAAGTATAGACATGCCATTAGATTATTTAATCAGGATGCTATGGATTTTATTGAATATGAAATAATTAAAACTAGGAATTCTTTTACATTCTTTGATCCGCCTTATTACAAAAAAGGAAGAGGATTATATACAAACTTCTATACCCATGGCGATCATGAAAACCTAGCAAAAACAATTACTCAATTAATGAAGAACAGAAAATGGATCGTTACATATGACACAGCAAATGAAATTAGAGAGCTATATTCTAAGTTTGACCAAATTACTTTTAGTTTATCTTATACATTACAAGAAAAAAAGAACATGCCTGAATTTATGTTTTTTTCTAAAAAGATAAGACGTATTCAAAATGAAAATAATTCACTTAATATCCAACATACGCAGAACAATAATATTGAGGTGTAA
- a CDS encoding winged helix-turn-helix transcriptional regulator, giving the protein MHSKRKRDFICTSEVTLGLISGKWKPLILGYLSEQTYRFNELEKLMPDITQKMLTMQLKAMETDGLVKREVYAVVPPKVEYSLTDVGQRLAQLLNQLCEFGEDYMTSTLGSSDA; this is encoded by the coding sequence ATGCATTCAAAACGCAAGCGCGACTTTATATGTACTTCGGAAGTGACGTTAGGGTTGATTAGCGGCAAATGGAAGCCGCTAATTTTGGGTTATTTGTCAGAGCAAACGTACCGCTTTAACGAACTCGAGAAATTAATGCCCGACATTACACAAAAAATGCTCACGATGCAGTTAAAGGCGATGGAGACGGACGGTTTAGTCAAACGAGAAGTGTACGCCGTCGTTCCACCAAAGGTTGAATATTCCCTTACTGATGTTGGGCAACGTCTTGCGCAGTTGTTGAACCAGCTGTGTGAATTCGGGGAGGATTATATGACATCTACACTTGGAAGTTCAGATGCTTGA
- the rlmH gene encoding 23S rRNA (pseudouridine(1915)-N(3))-methyltransferase RlmH, with protein sequence MNISIIAVGKLKEKYLKLGIDEYLKRLTPYAKVSFIEVPDEKAPEKLSAQEEEQVKAKEGERLLAKIPADAYVFLLDLDGKQLTSEAFAQKLDELATYGQSKLAFVIGGSLGLSPDVRKRADQKLSLSKMTLPHQLARLLLVEQVYRGFKINRGEVYHK encoded by the coding sequence GTGAATATCTCAATCATCGCCGTCGGGAAGCTGAAGGAAAAATACCTCAAGCTTGGCATCGACGAATACCTCAAACGCTTAACCCCTTACGCCAAAGTTAGCTTCATCGAAGTGCCCGACGAAAAAGCACCCGAAAAACTCAGTGCCCAGGAAGAAGAACAGGTCAAAGCAAAGGAAGGCGAGCGCCTGCTCGCAAAAATCCCCGCCGACGCCTACGTCTTCCTCCTTGACCTCGACGGCAAGCAGCTCACCTCCGAAGCCTTCGCCCAAAAACTAGACGAGCTCGCCACCTACGGCCAAAGCAAGCTCGCCTTCGTCATCGGCGGCTCCTTAGGCTTGAGCCCAGACGTGCGCAAACGAGCCGACCAAAAGCTCAGTTTATCAAAAATGACCTTGCCGCACCAGCTCGCAAGGCTGTTGCTCGTGGAGCAAGTGTACAGGGGGTTTAAGATTAATCGGGGTGAGGTTTATCATAAGTGA
- a CDS encoding ATP-dependent nuclease, with protein MKIRKLKIRNYNAIRYIEMSDIPDFVVIAGPNGVGKSTIFSAIKEFQRIIKRIYTNDLKYGISRRIDFSKQSPFSDEHQKGDLEITFELSNKEKDFIKTEKNQITGKLDFDDISNCRFDNELGELLINGSQFSLINHIHANRTLTSKSNKEISLNSLARFDDIEDTPVRYRRRYENDALFDRVKDYLAAIYFDDLIKAVETGKIGNELEELVKVINSYIKPKQFMGVKRDTSGLTFPVKYDELIHDIDELSSGEKEIVMVFVNLKWIQAESYIFLYDEPELHLNANLEKLLSSHLKQLQGNNQIWLATHSYEILDSANYKEVFQIVHHTGENQIFRLISDEDKFETLKSLGASVGLQLISQKVIFVEGKTDKEFFQLLFDDYKEQLSFVQSTGINNLMRVSNAVVDLLTEASKASDFYLVRDKDFLVTSQIEELQIKLNQKIHVLAKYHIENYFLNGNAILTVIESMGIDTFTHADDIEYKLKEIADSQKEDVIAQWIAFELHEEIRKFDFNVGGNNLEERLKDRVSAQCERINDILDSTRIVKKLNEKKDFINENWDNIWRDFPPGRDILKEFVNKFVEGIKYDRFIHLLVRESIRQNIPEVDDLKKTILSEIGFE; from the coding sequence ATGAAAATAAGAAAGTTGAAAATACGGAATTATAATGCGATTAGATATATAGAAATGAGTGACATACCAGACTTTGTAGTAATAGCTGGTCCAAATGGAGTTGGTAAATCAACTATTTTTTCAGCAATTAAAGAATTTCAAAGAATAATAAAAAGAATTTATACTAATGATTTAAAATATGGCATATCGAGAAGGATAGATTTTAGTAAACAATCTCCATTTAGTGATGAACATCAAAAAGGTGATTTAGAAATTACCTTTGAATTATCAAACAAGGAAAAAGACTTTATTAAAACAGAAAAAAACCAGATTACTGGTAAATTAGATTTTGATGATATAAGTAATTGTAGATTCGATAATGAATTAGGGGAATTACTTATCAATGGAAGTCAGTTTTCTCTAATAAATCACATTCATGCGAATAGAACTTTGACATCTAAATCAAATAAAGAGATAAGTTTAAATTCTTTAGCCCGTTTCGACGATATCGAAGATACTCCAGTAAGATATCGAAGAAGATATGAGAATGATGCGCTTTTTGATAGAGTTAAAGATTATCTAGCTGCCATTTACTTTGATGATTTAATTAAAGCAGTTGAGACTGGAAAAATTGGGAATGAACTTGAGGAATTAGTTAAAGTAATTAACTCCTATATAAAACCTAAACAATTTATGGGAGTTAAAAGAGATACAAGTGGATTAACTTTTCCTGTAAAATATGATGAGTTAATTCATGATATTGATGAATTAAGTTCTGGTGAAAAAGAAATTGTAATGGTATTTGTAAATTTGAAATGGATACAAGCTGAGAGTTATATTTTTTTATATGATGAACCGGAGCTACATCTTAATGCTAACCTAGAAAAACTGTTATCATCACATTTAAAGCAACTACAGGGAAATAACCAAATTTGGTTAGCAACGCATTCTTATGAAATATTAGATTCCGCTAATTATAAAGAGGTCTTTCAGATAGTACATCACACGGGTGAGAATCAGATTTTCAGACTAATAAGCGATGAAGATAAATTTGAAACATTAAAATCATTAGGTGCAAGTGTTGGCTTACAGTTGATATCGCAAAAAGTTATTTTTGTAGAGGGAAAAACGGATAAGGAATTTTTTCAATTACTTTTTGATGATTATAAAGAACAATTGAGCTTTGTTCAATCAACTGGGATTAACAACCTGATGAGAGTTAGTAATGCAGTGGTTGACTTATTAACGGAAGCCAGCAAGGCATCAGACTTTTACTTAGTCAGAGATAAGGACTTTCTAGTGACATCACAAATTGAAGAATTACAAATTAAGCTTAATCAAAAGATTCATGTTTTAGCCAAGTATCATATTGAAAATTACTTTTTAAATGGTAATGCGATTTTAACTGTGATTGAAAGTATGGGAATTGACACCTTTACACATGCTGATGATATAGAATACAAATTAAAAGAAATAGCCGACAGTCAAAAAGAGGATGTTATTGCTCAATGGATTGCATTTGAATTGCATGAGGAAATCAGGAAATTTGATTTTAATGTTGGTGGTAATAATTTAGAAGAAAGACTTAAGGACAGAGTATCAGCCCAATGTGAACGAATAAATGATATTCTTGATAGTACAAGAATAGTAAAAAAATTGAATGAGAAAAAGGATTTTATCAATGAAAATTGGGATAATATTTGGAGGGATTTCCCTCCAGGAAGAGATATTTTGAAGGAATTTGTTAATAAATTTGTAGAAGGTATAAAATATGATAGATTTATTCATTTATTAGTAAGGGAGAGTATTAGACAGAATATACCTGAAGTAGATGATCTGAAAAAAACAATACTTAGTGAGATAGGATTTGAATAG
- a CDS encoding CxxH/CxxC protein has translation MEIRDIPVCQEHVELALDIIVDEYETAPAIEQRGTDEERMVCEFCQETAQYVVSNRDAH, from the coding sequence ATGGAGATTCGTGACATCCCAGTGTGCCAGGAGCATGTCGAACTGGCGCTAGACATCATAGTAGACGAGTACGAAACCGCCCCTGCCATCGAACAAAGGGGAACAGACGAAGAACGAATGGTCTGCGAATTCTGTCAGGAAACCGCACAATACGTGGTGTCTAATCGTGACGCTCACTGA